In a genomic window of Polyangiaceae bacterium:
- a CDS encoding BamA/TamA family outer membrane protein, with product MSAQRRQHPEARALVVCACAIVLSACQSAPKPKPPTCRPNDLSGCIIEEVEILGNDAIPDAAIKERIATAESAHALGGVLQNIPVVGLSDLLTVEYEYFDPFVLERDLARVERYLRARGFYEARVTAGRVVRRPSDGRVRVEISVSEGAPVKIRRVNLMWKDWRMPEAAEVSKPVTEAKNELVIGARMEEEAYEKTKKALARAMTDRGFPYANVVGQVKVDLVAHTADVTYTLELGPRSKFGAIRIVGLGELPEGIIRKSLGFKEGDLFSTETLVDAERALGDFGIFGAIDIKPELSPPDKPPDPTIPVTITLQPSALRAVKLGVGAEAGARVEVHGSASWEDRNFLGGLRRFAIEARPGVVFYPSALFNLFLAAPTQVLPEIRSRFELRQPGVIDAHTQAVLRGAVNIYRPLNIISTPAPDSEEAKEPALGYREYSGTVGIERRFGGFQHYLGQFFHVQVDDPFLYWSDEHPPGFSRLLLMYLETSGNLDFRRDDRGNIDRVSPRKGVFLGLNAQLAGVFMKSDVDDVRLRPDLRAYLPIAPRVTLAFHLSGGFLIPQQNIYEETLGILEQKAKERVGVDEDGDGMVDGTNLKLDELRATLQKLQFRGFYSGGPTSNRGYIYNGVGLHSNVPLRRTGVAPWSPTGGLTLWEATLELRLSFTENLGAVLFLDGSDVTSGVLDIRVDRPHLSGGIGVRYATPVGPVRVDVGARIPCAQVIGECDEVQIAYDAGRFGYTGGFPLVTTIAIGEAF from the coding sequence GTGTCTGCCCAAAGACGACAGCATCCCGAAGCTCGTGCGCTCGTCGTCTGCGCATGCGCGATCGTGCTTTCTGCTTGTCAAAGCGCGCCGAAGCCCAAGCCGCCAACGTGCCGCCCAAACGACCTGTCCGGCTGCATCATCGAAGAGGTCGAAATCCTCGGCAACGACGCGATCCCCGATGCGGCCATCAAGGAACGCATCGCCACCGCCGAGAGCGCCCACGCGCTCGGCGGGGTCTTGCAAAACATCCCCGTCGTGGGTTTGTCCGACCTGCTCACCGTCGAGTACGAGTACTTCGATCCGTTCGTCCTCGAACGAGACCTCGCACGCGTCGAACGATATCTGCGGGCTCGCGGCTTCTACGAAGCTCGCGTGACGGCTGGCCGCGTCGTCCGAAGACCGTCCGATGGTCGCGTGCGCGTCGAGATTTCGGTCAGCGAAGGGGCGCCGGTGAAGATTCGCCGCGTCAATCTCATGTGGAAAGACTGGCGAATGCCGGAAGCGGCGGAGGTGAGCAAGCCCGTCACGGAAGCGAAAAACGAGCTCGTCATCGGCGCGCGCATGGAGGAGGAAGCGTACGAAAAGACAAAAAAAGCGCTCGCCCGCGCGATGACTGATCGAGGTTTTCCGTACGCGAACGTGGTCGGTCAGGTCAAAGTCGACCTCGTCGCGCACACGGCCGACGTGACGTACACGCTCGAGCTCGGACCGCGGTCGAAGTTCGGCGCCATTCGCATCGTGGGCCTTGGCGAGCTTCCCGAAGGGATCATTCGCAAGTCGCTTGGTTTCAAGGAAGGCGACCTATTTTCCACCGAGACCCTCGTCGACGCCGAACGAGCGCTGGGTGACTTCGGCATTTTCGGAGCGATCGACATCAAGCCCGAACTGTCACCTCCAGACAAACCTCCCGACCCGACGATCCCCGTCACGATCACGCTACAACCGTCCGCTCTTCGCGCCGTGAAGCTCGGCGTGGGTGCCGAAGCTGGCGCGCGCGTGGAAGTGCACGGATCGGCGAGCTGGGAGGATCGAAATTTTCTCGGCGGGCTGCGGCGGTTTGCCATCGAAGCTCGTCCGGGCGTGGTGTTTTACCCGAGCGCGCTGTTCAACTTGTTTCTCGCTGCGCCGACGCAGGTTTTGCCCGAAATACGGTCTCGCTTCGAATTGCGACAACCAGGCGTCATCGACGCGCACACGCAGGCCGTTCTGCGCGGAGCGGTCAACATTTACCGGCCGCTCAACATCATCAGCACACCAGCGCCGGATTCGGAAGAAGCGAAGGAGCCAGCTCTCGGGTATCGCGAATATTCGGGCACGGTCGGCATCGAGCGGCGATTCGGCGGTTTTCAGCATTATCTTGGGCAATTTTTTCACGTTCAGGTGGACGATCCATTTTTGTATTGGAGTGACGAACATCCACCGGGGTTTTCTCGGCTGCTGCTCATGTACCTCGAGACGTCGGGCAATTTGGATTTTCGTCGCGATGATCGAGGCAACATCGATCGCGTGAGCCCTCGAAAAGGCGTTTTTTTGGGTCTGAATGCGCAACTCGCGGGCGTTTTCATGAAAAGTGACGTCGACGACGTGCGCCTGCGCCCGGACCTGCGAGCATACCTGCCCATTGCACCGCGCGTGACGCTCGCATTTCATCTGAGCGGCGGGTTTCTCATTCCGCAACAGAACATTTACGAAGAAACACTCGGCATTCTGGAGCAGAAAGCAAAAGAACGCGTCGGCGTCGACGAAGATGGCGACGGCATGGTCGATGGCACGAATTTGAAGCTCGACGAATTACGCGCGACACTGCAAAAACTGCAATTTCGCGGATTCTACAGCGGCGGACCCACCTCCAATCGCGGATACATTTACAACGGCGTCGGTTTGCATTCCAATGTGCCTTTGCGTCGAACGGGTGTCGCGCCTTGGTCGCCGACGGGCGGATTGACGTTATGGGAGGCGACGCTGGAATTGCGTCTTTCGTTCACGGAGAACTTGGGCGCCGTCCTGTTCCTCGACGGAAGCGACGTGACGAGCGGCGTGTTGGACATTCGCGTCGACCGGCCGCATTTGTCCGGAGGGATCGGCGTACGTTATGCAACGCCCGTGGGTCCCGTCCGCGTCGATGTAGGCGCACGCATTCCGTGCGCGCAGGTGATCGGGGAATGCGACGAGGTGCAAATCGCGTACGACGCTGGGCGATTTGGATATACGGGCGGGTTTCCGCTCGTCACGACGATCGCGATTGGCGAGGCGTTTTAG
- a CDS encoding PEGA domain-containing protein: protein MSNTRRRSFAIALSALLGAAFVAAPSQVSAQEPAPTAPASQQQITLARQAASEGLGAYRSGDFNKALDLFEQAKALYPSAQILRMRGYTLLALERWIPSVEAMEEALDSQTGALDEADRKDVSEQIAKAMMHIGSVTVTTQVAGAKLSIDDVPVADFPKDKPFRLLPGKHKFVLSAPEHTDAVEELDVEANKEVTIALEPKKVEAPPPPPPPPPPPPPPPPPKNLIPNQKMIGFIAAGAGLGLGLAGIAAGAASGYISANVARDVKIHEYVYGTNCARGNLEHCLLDREVVNADATDATTLRNLGIGLGVSGLVVGAGGLVLAIIAKPEPAKPADDAPAAKKAQATSVVKSLGCGPYGDVGLSCVGTF, encoded by the coding sequence ATGAGCAACACACGTCGGCGTTCATTCGCCATCGCCCTCTCCGCTCTGCTTGGTGCTGCTTTCGTCGCCGCGCCCAGTCAGGTTTCTGCGCAAGAACCCGCCCCCACCGCGCCAGCCTCGCAACAGCAAATTACGCTCGCGCGTCAGGCTGCGTCCGAAGGACTTGGCGCTTATCGCTCGGGCGACTTCAACAAAGCACTCGACCTGTTCGAGCAAGCGAAGGCGCTTTATCCAAGCGCGCAGATCCTCCGCATGCGCGGCTATACGCTGCTCGCGCTCGAACGCTGGATCCCATCGGTCGAAGCGATGGAAGAAGCCCTCGACTCGCAGACGGGCGCGCTCGATGAAGCCGACAGGAAAGACGTCTCCGAGCAGATCGCGAAGGCGATGATGCACATCGGAAGCGTCACGGTCACGACCCAGGTTGCGGGGGCCAAACTCAGCATCGACGACGTGCCCGTCGCCGACTTTCCAAAGGACAAACCTTTCCGTTTGCTGCCCGGAAAACACAAGTTTGTCCTGAGCGCACCCGAGCACACCGATGCCGTCGAGGAGCTGGACGTCGAGGCGAACAAGGAGGTGACGATTGCGCTCGAACCGAAGAAGGTCGAAGCGCCACCGCCACCGCCGCCGCCACCACCACCACCACCACCGCCACCGCCGCCGAAGAACCTGATTCCCAACCAAAAGATGATCGGCTTCATTGCGGCAGGCGCAGGACTTGGCTTGGGCTTGGCGGGTATTGCCGCAGGCGCCGCGTCTGGATACATCTCCGCCAACGTCGCGCGGGACGTGAAAATTCACGAGTACGTGTACGGGACGAACTGCGCCCGCGGGAACCTCGAACACTGCTTGCTCGATCGCGAGGTCGTCAACGCAGACGCGACCGATGCGACGACGCTGCGTAATCTCGGGATCGGCCTTGGCGTCAGCGGTCTCGTCGTAGGCGCCGGTGGGTTGGTCCTGGCCATCATCGCCAAACCCGAACCCGCCAAACCCGCCGATGACGCTCCTGCTGCCAAGAAGGCCCAAGCGACTTCCGTCGTGAAGTCTCTTGGTTGTGGACCGTATGGCGACGTCGGCTTGTCATGCGTGGGGACGTTTTGA
- a CDS encoding serine/threonine protein kinase, translated as MEGRQRPEQFAGGLDVQGLTMPYQGQFITSTIRLVRRLENGVGGMGQVWAAEHLALRTHVAVKFMVSKHATTEGSLRRFTQEAQAAALLQSPHVAKVFDHATTAEGEPYIVMELLRGETLRARLERMGPMPTEEVCRMIEHAAKALSEAHRMGLVHRDIKPDNLFVLDVEGEPFLKVLDFGIVKQLDAETTSSSGGSNLGVVKYMSPERLGVDPRVVDQRADLWALGVVAYELLTGAVPFTGKTDFLVAKAVEVGSFMPPTHRRPDLPELIDAWMAKALARDINDRFDAAMDMADKLHVAIHRRPRITSMKLDARIFVETAPFIESEPLPASQKFTYDPRRSSNVPKGKDTDKPSRPSQVKASGSERGAEHHEHRRTLRFEPRFPMVPGDLQSENNEDGAWCAVPADEWPRCVAFDNMGPFFFTASWNGDVAGFDLNFRVRQWTTKLVVRVNCIATGPGFVALGCSDGRIRLLEVTTGKLMQLMDGHKAPVRDLALNDDGSTLVSCSEDNHVCSWRVATGELAAMLPVELKWVRAVAMVGNGSLIASGGDDASVRLWDGQLRAVTVVRDGSSPGLVRTVAFAPAGNWLAAGFGDGAVRVWETQHWELVQTLRGDGKQVHSLAFDKSGNGVVAGLVSGGIRVWNVSTGVLERDVMGRGRPMISLAMDVSGQYLASACNEGRVNVYRWPLDVRMREVPGDKRNARA; from the coding sequence ATGGAAGGAAGGCAACGTCCCGAGCAATTTGCCGGGGGTTTGGACGTTCAGGGACTCACGATGCCTTATCAAGGACAGTTCATTACGTCGACCATTCGTTTGGTGCGCCGTCTCGAGAATGGTGTTGGGGGAATGGGGCAGGTATGGGCGGCGGAGCATTTGGCATTGCGAACTCACGTCGCGGTGAAGTTCATGGTGTCGAAACATGCGACGACGGAGGGGTCGCTCCGGCGGTTCACGCAGGAGGCGCAGGCGGCGGCGCTCTTGCAGAGTCCGCATGTGGCGAAGGTTTTTGATCATGCGACGACGGCCGAGGGGGAGCCGTACATCGTGATGGAGCTGCTTCGGGGTGAGACGCTTCGAGCGAGGCTCGAGCGGATGGGGCCGATGCCCACCGAAGAAGTATGCCGAATGATCGAGCATGCGGCGAAAGCGCTGAGTGAGGCGCATCGGATGGGGCTCGTGCATCGTGACATCAAGCCGGACAATTTGTTTGTCTTGGATGTCGAGGGCGAACCATTTCTGAAGGTGCTCGATTTTGGTATCGTCAAACAGCTCGATGCGGAGACGACCAGTTCGAGTGGCGGGTCGAATCTGGGGGTGGTGAAGTACATGAGTCCGGAGCGGCTCGGGGTCGATCCGCGCGTGGTTGATCAGCGAGCCGATTTGTGGGCGCTCGGGGTCGTGGCGTATGAATTGCTGACGGGCGCGGTGCCTTTTACCGGAAAAACGGATTTTTTGGTGGCGAAAGCGGTGGAGGTGGGATCGTTCATGCCGCCGACGCATAGGCGGCCGGACCTTCCGGAATTGATCGATGCGTGGATGGCGAAGGCTTTGGCGCGCGACATCAACGACCGATTCGACGCAGCGATGGACATGGCGGACAAGTTGCACGTGGCGATTCACCGTCGTCCGCGCATTACGTCGATGAAGCTCGATGCGCGGATTTTCGTCGAGACGGCGCCGTTCATCGAATCGGAGCCGCTTCCTGCTTCGCAGAAGTTCACGTATGATCCGCGTCGATCTTCGAATGTGCCGAAGGGCAAGGACACGGACAAACCCTCGAGGCCGTCGCAAGTGAAGGCTTCGGGAAGCGAGCGAGGTGCGGAGCATCATGAACATCGACGCACGCTTCGTTTCGAACCGCGGTTTCCTATGGTACCGGGAGACTTGCAATCCGAAAACAACGAAGACGGCGCATGGTGTGCGGTGCCGGCGGACGAATGGCCTCGTTGCGTTGCATTCGACAACATGGGGCCGTTTTTTTTCACGGCATCGTGGAATGGGGACGTGGCGGGTTTCGACTTGAATTTTCGCGTGCGCCAATGGACGACGAAGCTCGTGGTACGCGTCAATTGCATTGCGACCGGGCCGGGATTCGTCGCGCTTGGGTGCAGTGACGGGCGCATTCGGTTGCTCGAAGTGACGACGGGCAAGCTGATGCAATTGATGGATGGCCACAAAGCGCCCGTGCGGGATTTGGCTTTGAATGACGATGGCTCGACGCTGGTTTCGTGCAGCGAGGACAACCACGTATGTTCGTGGCGCGTTGCCACGGGCGAGCTTGCGGCGATGCTTCCGGTCGAGCTCAAGTGGGTGCGTGCGGTGGCGATGGTGGGTAATGGGTCATTGATTGCGTCGGGGGGCGACGATGCATCGGTTCGTCTTTGGGATGGTCAATTGCGCGCGGTGACGGTGGTTCGGGATGGTTCGAGCCCGGGGCTGGTGCGCACCGTGGCGTTTGCTCCCGCGGGGAATTGGCTTGCGGCAGGATTCGGCGATGGGGCCGTGCGCGTGTGGGAAACGCAGCATTGGGAGCTCGTGCAGACGCTTCGGGGAGACGGCAAACAAGTGCATTCGCTCGCATTCGACAAATCCGGCAATGGCGTCGTCGCGGGTCTCGTGAGCGGCGGGATTCGCGTATGGAACGTGTCCACGGGGGTGCTCGAACGTGACGTGATGGGGCGCGGGCGGCCGATGATCAGCTTGGCCATGGATGTGAGCGGACAATACCTCGCATCCGCGTGCAATGAAGGCCGTGTCAACGTGTACCGCTGGCCGCTCGATGTACGCATGCGCGAGGTTCCAGGCGACAAACGCAATGCGCGCGCCTGA
- a CDS encoding (Fe-S)-binding protein, with protein MFLVIIGLVGAFAYSAGKRWQLLRVGRDEDRFDDIGKRLEGVAIYALAQKKMHYYRLAGAAHMLIFVGFAILLLRSIILWGRGFDPSFNAFILGPEGFLGLPLGHIYEFLKDVIATLVIVGAVVFLYFRVVRQEPRMTKSGEAILILGIIITMMVADMVYDGASIVLHHQALPQCIGGNLEDVTCESIRKITAPLGPVPTHPLAWEPFPAPAGSAFAMMLAGVSHDTLRVLAQVGFWTHATLVLLFLNLLPYSKHFHIITAIPNVFFRQTKPAGRLPLLAPTAEAIGEKVMAAAEDPAKAEPVGATKINDFTWKAIVDFYTCTECGRCSDNCPAHKTGKLLSPKQFTLNLRDHLYEHAEELVHEKSKSDTVGEGLPRLEDAESAESAEAAPAEPSEAFKDLVPSVIHPDVLWACTTCRACEEQCPVMISYVDKIVDMRRHLVLVKGEFPSQLNGPFQAMEVNGNPWNLARMDRANWTEGLDVKTMSDNPTAEVLYWVGCAASYDDRAKKVARATARLLQAAGVDFAILGQEETCTGDPARRAGNEYLFAMLAEQNVATLNGYKDQGGIKKIITACPHCFNTILNEYPDFGAKFEVIHHTDFLLGLVAEKKLKPTQPVKGRMVFHDSCYLGRYNGVYEQPRDILKSIPGVELVEAEGWNRNKGLCCGAGGAQFWMEEQNKDRVNVKRTLQLLQTEAKTIATGCPFCQTMISDGLKAHGKEESVKQLDVAEILLESCALDGAKKAKSKKSAEVQADV; from the coding sequence ATGTTCCTCGTCATTATCGGACTCGTCGGCGCCTTTGCGTACAGCGCCGGCAAGCGATGGCAACTCCTGCGCGTGGGCAGGGACGAGGATCGATTCGACGACATTGGCAAGCGTCTCGAGGGCGTGGCGATCTATGCGCTCGCTCAGAAAAAGATGCATTATTACCGGCTCGCCGGAGCCGCGCACATGCTCATCTTCGTGGGCTTTGCGATCCTGCTGCTCCGATCGATCATCCTCTGGGGGCGTGGATTCGATCCTTCGTTCAATGCTTTCATTCTCGGGCCGGAAGGATTTCTGGGTTTGCCCCTTGGGCACATCTACGAATTCCTGAAGGACGTCATTGCGACGCTCGTCATCGTCGGCGCCGTCGTATTCCTTTATTTCCGGGTAGTTCGCCAAGAACCACGCATGACGAAGTCCGGCGAGGCCATTTTGATTTTGGGCATCATCATCACGATGATGGTGGCCGACATGGTGTACGACGGCGCGTCGATCGTGCTGCACCATCAAGCATTGCCACAATGCATCGGTGGAAACCTCGAAGACGTCACGTGTGAATCGATTCGCAAAATCACGGCGCCGCTCGGACCCGTACCCACCCATCCGCTCGCCTGGGAACCTTTTCCCGCACCCGCAGGCTCGGCCTTTGCCATGATGCTCGCGGGCGTTTCGCACGACACGCTCCGCGTGCTCGCGCAAGTGGGCTTCTGGACGCACGCGACGCTCGTGCTGCTTTTCCTGAATCTCCTGCCGTACTCGAAACACTTCCACATCATCACGGCCATTCCGAACGTGTTTTTCCGGCAGACCAAGCCGGCTGGTCGATTGCCATTGCTCGCGCCGACCGCGGAAGCCATTGGCGAAAAGGTCATGGCCGCGGCCGAGGATCCGGCGAAAGCCGAACCCGTCGGAGCGACCAAAATCAACGATTTCACGTGGAAGGCCATCGTGGACTTCTACACGTGCACCGAATGCGGGCGTTGTTCGGACAATTGCCCGGCGCACAAGACGGGCAAGTTGCTCTCGCCCAAGCAATTCACGCTCAACTTGCGCGATCATCTGTACGAACACGCGGAAGAGCTCGTCCACGAAAAGTCGAAATCGGATACGGTCGGCGAAGGCCTCCCGCGCCTCGAAGATGCCGAAAGCGCCGAAAGCGCCGAAGCTGCACCCGCCGAGCCGAGCGAAGCCTTCAAAGACCTCGTGCCGAGCGTCATTCATCCCGACGTGCTTTGGGCCTGTACGACGTGCCGCGCGTGTGAAGAGCAATGCCCCGTCATGATCAGCTATGTCGACAAGATCGTCGACATGCGCCGCCACTTGGTGCTCGTCAAAGGCGAATTCCCCTCGCAGCTCAATGGCCCATTCCAGGCGATGGAAGTCAATGGCAATCCCTGGAATCTAGCGCGTATGGACCGCGCGAACTGGACCGAAGGGCTCGACGTGAAAACCATGTCGGACAACCCGACGGCGGAAGTTCTGTATTGGGTGGGTTGTGCGGCGAGCTACGACGATCGAGCCAAAAAAGTCGCGCGTGCGACCGCTCGATTGCTCCAAGCCGCAGGCGTCGACTTCGCCATCCTCGGACAAGAAGAAACGTGCACGGGCGACCCGGCGCGTCGAGCCGGCAATGAATACTTGTTCGCCATGCTCGCCGAGCAAAACGTCGCGACGCTGAACGGATACAAAGACCAAGGCGGCATCAAGAAAATCATCACCGCATGCCCGCACTGCTTCAACACGATCCTGAATGAATACCCGGACTTCGGAGCGAAGTTTGAAGTGATACATCACACGGACTTCCTCTTGGGACTCGTCGCGGAAAAGAAGCTCAAGCCCACGCAGCCGGTCAAGGGTCGCATGGTTTTCCACGATTCCTGTTACCTCGGCCGGTACAATGGCGTTTACGAGCAGCCGCGGGATATTCTGAAGAGCATTCCCGGCGTGGAGCTCGTCGAGGCTGAGGGGTGGAATCGCAACAAGGGGCTTTGTTGTGGCGCGGGCGGAGCGCAGTTCTGGATGGAGGAGCAGAACAAGGATCGCGTCAATGTCAAGCGCACGTTGCAGCTCTTGCAGACCGAGGCGAAGACGATTGCGACCGGGTGTCCCTTCTGCCAGACGATGATTTCCGACGGCTTGAAGGCTCACGGCAAAGAGGAAAGCGTGAAACAGCTCGATGTCGCGGAGATTTTGCTGGAGAGCTGTGCGCTCGATGGGGCCAAGAAGGCAAAGTCCAAGAAGAGCGCGGAGGTCCAAGCGGACGTGTGA